A genome region from Arachis duranensis cultivar V14167 chromosome 8, aradu.V14167.gnm2.J7QH, whole genome shotgun sequence includes the following:
- the LOC107461027 gene encoding LOW QUALITY PROTEIN: protein SABRE (The sequence of the model RefSeq protein was modified relative to this genomic sequence to represent the inferred CDS: inserted 1 base in 1 codon), producing MAASPVNFLFGFLLLSITLWLLFIFASGLLAWILSRILGASVGFRVGGWKCLRDVTVKFKKGAIESISVGEIKVSLRQSLVKLGVGFMSRDPKLQVLICDLEVVLRPSNKSIGKKKTRKSRASGRGKWMIVGNIARYLSVCVTDLVLKTPKATIEIKELNVDISKDGGSNSNLLVRLQIVPITVYIGEPRVSCDQLSNLSGGGCSGQESITAMERSSAPFVCEKFSVSCEFGHDREVGIIIRNLDISSGEVTVNLNEGLLLKNKSSLESSSGSEKIIGSSADSLSAKRTSKQQQTLAAFSKYGSMFPEKVSFNLPKLDVNFVHREHGLSMENNIMGIQLNSTKSRSTEDVGESTRLDFQVEFSEIHLLREAGSSVLQILKLDLVSFVYIPVQPSSPVRAETEIKLGGTQCNIIISRLKPWLLAQSGQSSKKKKMVLREESSVVKHQSSDIKIIMWTCNVSAPEMTIVLFNMVGSPVYHGCSQSSHLFANNVSSMGTAVHVELGELNLHLADEYQECLKESVFGVESNSGSIMHIAKVSFDWGQKDVESSEEDGPGCKLGLSVDVTGMGVFLTFKRVESLVSTAISFQALLKSLSASKRKSTQSQGRLTKPSGKGTQLLKFNLERCSVYLWGETSLENTIIPDPKRVNYGSQGGRVVINVSADGTPRNANIMSTISHEYQKLKYSLSLEIFQFNLSMNKEKLSTQMELERAQSIYQEYMEENRPVTKVALFDMQNAKFVQRSGGLKEIAVCSLFSATEISVRWEPDAHLSLIEFVLQLKLLVHNRKLQERDNEHIGDMSHIQDANKKNEGTIESGHHEKQKKKESIFAVDVELLSISADLGDGVEATLQVQSIFSENARIGVLLEGLMLSFNGARICKSSRMQISRIPSVTSSASDVKGHVVTTWDWVIQGLDVHICMPYRLQLRAIDDVIEDMLRGLKLIIAAKTNMIFPVKRESLKVKKPSSVQFGCIKFCLRKLTVDIEEEPLQGWLDEHYQLLKKEVGELTVRLNFLDEFALKAKQGPKSTDTNNSHDRKIYFNDDEIDMKDSATIESMREEIYKRSFRSYYRACQNLVLPEGSGACAEGFQAGFKPSSSRTSLLSITALDLDVSLKKIDGGDAGMVEVLKELDPVCLENDIPFSRLYGAKILLNTGSLVVQLRNYTFPLFSGSSGKCEGRVVLAQQATSFQPQIYQDVYVGRWRKVQMLRSASGTTPPMKTYSDLPIHFQKGEVSYGVGYEPGFADVSYAFTVALRRANLSVRNPGPLILPPKKERSLPWWDDMRNYIHGKVSLLFSESRWNILATTDPYEKVDKLQIVTSSMEIHQSDGRVFVYAEDFKFLLSSLESLANRRGFKIPTGVSGAFLEAPVFTLEVTMDWDCDXLRPFPPSGKLSTSSIARGNVEQDPTVYDPSHITQNVSPASPTFNFGAHDLAWILRFWSLNYNPPHKLRTFSRWPRFGIPRIPRSGNLSLDKVMTEFMMRLDATPACIKNMPLHDDDPAKGLTFTMTKLKYELCYSRGKQKYTFESKRDILDLVYQGLDLHMPKAFLNKEETTTVAKVVNMIRKSSQSVPMDKLSSEKGHATEKNRDDGFLLSSDYFTIRRQSPKADPVRLLAWQEAGRRNVEMTYVRSEFENGSETDEHMRSDPSDDDGYNVVIADNCQRVFVYGLKLLWTIENRDAVWAWVGGLSKAFESPKPSPSRQYAQRKFVEGNKQCNGAGTRQDNVSRCSPAVNISNSPSQHAGTSVSPSSPSNTVKGDNFRSAINDSKDDSEGKRHFMVNVIEPQFNLHSEDANGRFLLAAVSGRVLARSFHSVLHVGYEMIEQALGTKDVHISEYEPEMTWKRMEFSVMLEHVQAHVAPTDVDPGAGLQWLPKISRSSPKVMRTGALLERVFMPCDMYFRYTRHKGGTPELKVKPLKELIFNSHNITATMTSRQFQVMLDVLTNLLFARLPKPFKIVKQNPEDDEDIEEEADEVVPDGVEEVELAKVNLEQKEREQKLLLDDIRKLSAWCDTPGSPCPEKESDLWMITGGKSVLVQGLKRELLSAQKSRRDASASLRMALQKAAQLRLMEKEKNKSPSYAMRISLQINKVVWSMLVDGKSFAEAEINDMIYDFDRDYKDVGVAQFTTKYFVVRNCLPNAKSDMLLSAWNPPSEWVKKVMLRVDAKQGAPRDGNSPLELFQVEIYPLKIHLTETMYRMMWEYFFPEEEQDSQRRQEVWKVSTTAGAKRVKKSSSLNEVSASSSNTTKESEASSKSGISAMLFSSSQPADSAQASKVSNVKANPSTGTDPELRRTSSFDRTWEETVAESVANELVLQSFSSSKNVPFGSTEQQDDGSKNKSKDSKGFKAGRSSHEEKKLAKSHEEKRSRPRKMMEFHNIKISQVELLVTYEGQRFVVNDLKLLMDQFHRVEFTGTWRRLFSRVKKHIIWGVLKSVTGMQGKKFNNKGQSQPTGAGVPEIDLNFSDNEGQAGKSDQYPPSWPKRPSDGAGDGFVTSIRGLFNTQRRRAKAFVLRTMRGAEDNDFQGDWSESDVEFSPFARQLTITKAKKLIRRHTKKFRSRGQKGSSSQQRESLPSSPRETTPFDSDSSSGSSPYEDFHE from the exons ATGGCAGCTTCTCCCGTCAACTTTCTCTTTGGATTCTTGCTGCTTTCTATTACATTGTGGCTTCTGTTCAT ATTTGCTTCTGGGTTGTTGGCTTGGATTTTGAGCCGGATTTTAGGAGCATCTGTTGGATTTCGTGTTGGTGGTTGGAAATGTTTAAGAGATGTGACTGTGAAGTTTAAAAAg GGTGCTATTGAATCGATATCTGTTGGTGAAATTAAAGTCAGCTTACGGCAGTCCCTGGTCAAACTTGGTGTCGGTTTCATGTCTCGAGATCCAAAGCTGCAAGTGTTAATCTGTGATTTAGAAGTAGTTTTGAGGCCTTCAAATAAAAGCATTGGGAAGAAGAAAACTCGCAAATCCCGTGCTTCAGGCAGGGGGAAGTGGATGATTGTAGGAAATATTGCAAGATATTTGTCAGTTTGTGTGACTGATCTTGTTTTGAAG ACTCCGAAAGCTACTATTGAGATCAAGGAATTGAATGTGGATATTTCTAAAGATGGTGGATCCAATTCAAATTTGTTAGTTAGACTGCAAATTGTACCTATTACTGTTTacattggtgagccaagggttAGCTGTGATCAGTTATCTAATTTAAGTGGTGGAGGATGCAGTGGACAAGAATCCATTACTGCTATGGAAAGGTCTTCTGCTCCTTTTGTTTGTGAAAAGTTCTCTGTCTCATGTGAATTTGGTCATGAtag GGAAGTGGGCATAATTATTAGGAATCTGGACATTTCAAGTGGTGAAGTCACCGTGAATTTGAATGAGGGGTTGCTTTTGAAAAACAAGAGTTCATTAGAGTCTTCTTCGGGGTCTGAAAAAATTATAGGGTCAAGTGCTGATTCTCTGAGTGCAAAAAGGACATCAAAGCAGCAGCAAACACTTGCAGCCTTCTCCAAGTATGGTTCGATGTTTCCTGAGAAG GTTAGCTTCAATCTACCTAAGCTAGATGTGAATTTTGTGCATCGTGAACATGGTCTTTCCATGGAAAATAACATCATGGGCATCCAATTAAACAGCACCAAATCACGATCCACTGAGGATGTTGGGGAGAGTACACGCCTCGATTTTCAAGTGGAGTTTAGTGAAATTCAT CTCCTCAGAGAAGCTGGTTCTTCCGTCCTACAGATATTAAAGTTGGATTTGGTCTCTTTTGTGTATATACCAGTACAA CCAAGCTCACCTGTTAGAGCTGAGACTGAAATCAAGCTTGGAGGAACTCAGTGCAATATAATAATAAGCAGGTTAAAGCCTTGGTTGCTTGCCCAATCTGGCCAATCatctaagaagaaaaagatggtaCTTCGTGAAGAATCTTCCGTTGTAAAACATCAATCAAGTGATATCAAGATCATCATGTGGACATGCAATGTCTCGGCTCCTGAGATGACAATAGTTCTTTTCAATATGGTTGGCTCTCCAGTGTATCAT GGTTGTTCTCAATCATCACATCTGTTTGCAAATAATGTTTCTAGTATGGGGACCGCAGTACACGTTGAACTTGGTGAGCTAAATCTTCACTTGGCTGATGAATACCAAGAATGCTTGAAAGAAAGTGTTTTTGGCGTGGAATCAAACTCTGGCTCCATTATGCACATTGCCAAGGTTAGTTTCGATTGGGGGCAAAAGGATGTTGAATCCTCTGAAGAAGATGGTCCCGGTTGTAAGCTAGGTTTATCAGTTGATGTGACTGGCATGGGAGTTTTTCTAACATTCAAGCGTGTAGAATCACTTGTATCAACAGCTATATCCTTTCAAGCGCTACTGAAAAGCTTATCTGCTTCAAAGAGAAAATCGACTCAGAGCCAAGGGCGTTTGACAAAACCTTCAGGGAAGGGAACTCAGTTATTGAAGTTTAATCTTGAAAGGTGTTCGGTATATTTATGGGGTGAGACATCCTTGGAAAATACTATTATTCCAGACCCCAAGCGAGTTAATTATGGTTCACAGGGTGGTAGAGTTGTAATAAATGTGTCAGCAGATGGTACCCCACGCAATGCAAACATAATGTCCACTATTTCCCACGAATACCAGAAGCTGAAGTACTCCTTGTCTCTTGAAATCTTCCAATTTAATTTGTCTATGAACAAAGAGAAACTGTCCACACAGATGGAACTTGAACGAGCCCAATCTATCTATCAGGAGTATATGGAGGAAAATAGGCCAGTAACAAAGGTGGCATTGTTTGATATGCAAAATGCTAAATTTGTACAGCGATCAGGCGGTCTTAAAGAAATTGCTGTCTGTTCCCTTTTCAGCGCTACTGAAATCAGTGTAAGGTGGGAACCTGATGCACATCTATCGCTAATTGAATTTGTTCTGCAGTTGAAGTTACTGGTACACAATAGGAAGCTTCAGGAGCGTGATAATGAACACATAGGCGATATGTCTCACATACAAGAtgctaataagaaaaatgaaggtACCATTGAATCAGGGCACCATGAaaagcagaagaagaaagagtcTATCTTTGCTGTTGATGTTGAACTGTTAAGTATATCAGCTGATCTAGGAGATGGAGTTGAAGCTACGCTTCAGGTACAATCAATTTTCTCTGAGAATGCTCGCATAGGTGTGCTCCTTGAAGGACTCATGCTTAGTTTCAATGGGGCGAGAATATGCAAGAGTAGTCGGATGCAAATTTCGCGAATTCCTAGTGTCACTTCTAGTGCATCTGATGTAAAAGGACATGTAGTCACAACATGGGATTGGGTAATCCAAGGTCTCGATGTTCACATTTGCATGCCATACAGATTGCAATTGCGTGCCATTGATGATGTCATTGAGGATATGTTACGAGGATTGAAACTCATAATTGCTGCCAAAACTAACATGATTTTTCCTGTGAAGAGAGAGAGCTTGAAAGTTAAGAAACCTAGTTCGGTACAGTTTGGATGCATAAAATTTTGCTTACGCAAATTAACTGTTGATATTGAAGAGGAGCCACTGCAGGGATGGCTTGATGAACACTATCAGTTGCTTAAGAAGGAGGTTGGTGAGTTGACTGTCCGGTTGAACTTTCTAGATGAATTTGCATTGAAGGCGAAACAAGGTCCAAAATCTACTGACACCAACAATTCTCATGATagaaaaatctattttaatgatgatgagattGATATGAAAGATTCTGCTACTATTGAATCCATGAGAGAAGAAATTTACAAACGATCATTCCGATCATATTACCGAGCATGCCAGAATCTAGTGTTACCTGAAGGTTCAGGTGCTTGTGCAGAGGGTTTCCAAGCTGGTTTCAAGCCCAGTTCTTCAAGAACTTCTCTTCTTTCAATAACTGCATTAGACTTAGATGTTagcttgaaaaaaattgatggtGGAGATGCTGGAATGGTTGAGGTTCTGAAGGAGCTCGATCCTGTTTGCCTTGAGAATGATATTCCATTTTCCCGATTGTATGGAGCAAAAATTCTCTTAAATACGGGGTCTTTGGTAGTCCAGCTTCGGAATTACACATTTCCACTTTTCTCTGGAAGTTCTGGTAAATGTGAAGGCCGTGTTGTGTTGGCTCAGCAG GCAACAAGCTTTCAGCCTCAAATATATCAAGATGTTTATGTTGGGAGATGGAGAAAGGTCCAGATGCTTCGGTCGGCTAGTGGTACTACGCCACCAATGAAGACATATTCAGACTTGCCAATACATTTTCAAAAAGGTGAGGTGTCATATGGGGTTGGTTATGAACCAGGTTTTGCTGATGTTAGTTATGCTTTCACTGTGGCCCTTCGGAGGGCTAATCTAAGTGTGAGGAATCCTGGTCCACTTATTTTGCCACCAAAGAAGGAGCGGAGTTTGCCTTGGTGGGATGACATGAGAAATTACATCCATGGAAAAGTTTCCTTACTGTTCTCTGAATCCAGATGGAATATTTTGGCTACTACAGATCCTTATGAAAAGGTTGACAAGCTTCAAATTGTGACTAGCTCTATGGAAATTCACCAGTCTGATGGCCGTGTTTTTGTTTATGCTGAAGATTTTAAGTTTCTATTGAGTAGTTTGGAAAGTTTGGCAAACAGACGCGGTTTCAAAATTCCAACAGGTGTCTCTGGTGCATTTCTAGAAGCCCCGGTCTTTACTCTTGAGGTTACAATGGACTGGGATTGTG GTCTAAGACCGTTTCCTCCATCAGGAAAACTGTCCACTTCTTCCATTGCCAGGGGCAATGTTGAACAAGATCCTACAGTCTATGATCCTTCTCACATAACCCAGAATGTTTCACCTGCTTCCCCAACGTTTAACTTTGGTGCTCATGATCTAGCATGGATTCTAAGATTCTGGAGCTTGAACTACAATCCTCCACATAAACTGCGAACTTTCTCTCGTTGGCCTCGTTTTGGTATTCCAAGAATTCCCCGATCAGGAAATCTTTCTCTAGATAAAGTGATGACTGAATTTATGATGCGGCTAGATGCCACACCAGCCTGTATAAAGAACATGCCTTTACATGATGATGACCCAGCCAAAGGGCTGACTTTCACAATGACAAAGCTGAAATATGAGCTATGTTATAGTAGGGGAAAGCAAAAGTATACTTTTGAAAGCAAGCGTGACATTCTCGATCTTGTTTACCAAGGTCTTGACCTACATATGCCCAAGGCTTTCCTTAATAAAGAAGAGACTACTACTGTTGCCAAAGTGGTTAACATGATAAGGAAAAGTTCACAATCTGTACCCATGGACAAATTATCCAGTGAAAAAGGTCACGCAACAGAGAAAAACCGTGATGATGGGTTTCTATTGTCATCTGATTACTTTACTATTAGAAGACAATCTCCAAAGGCTGATCCTGTTAGGTTACTAGCATGGCAGGAAGCAGGAAGAAGAAATGTTGAGATGACATATGTACGGTCCGAGTTTGAGAATGGGAGTGAAACAGATGAACACATGCGGTCTGATCCCAGTGATGACGATGGTTACAATGTGGTGATAGCTGACAATTGTCAGCGTGTGTTTGTCTATGGTCTGAAGCTTCTTTGGACTATTGAAAACAGAGATGCTGTCTGGGCCTGGGTTGGAGGTCTCTCCAAAGCATTTGAATCACCCAAGCCTTCTCCTTCTCGACAGTATGCTCAGAGAAAATTTGTTGAGGGAAACAAACAGTGTAATGGAGCTGGTACCCGTCAAGATAATGTTTCCAGGTGTTCTCCTGCTGTTAATATTTCCAATTCTCCTTCTCAGCATGCAGGCACTTCTGTGTCACCATCGTCTCCATCAAATACAGTTAAGGGGGACAACTTCCGCTCTG CTATAAACGACAGCAAAGATGATTCAGAGGGAAAGCGACACTTTATGGTGAATGTTATTGAGCCGCAGTTTAATCTGCATTCAGAGGATGCCAAT GGTAGGTTTTTGCTTGCTGCTGTAAGTGGTCGTGTTTTAGCCCGGTCATTTCATTCTGTCCTTCATGTTGGTTATGAGATGATTGAGCAAGCACTTGGTACCAAAGATGTGCATATTAGTGAATACGAACCTGAAATGACATGGAAACGAATGGAGTTCTCTGTTATGTTGGAGCATGTGCAGGCTCATGTGGCACCAACAGATGTCGATCCAGGAGCTGGATTGCAATGGCTTCCAAAAATTAGTAGAAGTTCTCCGAAAGTGATGCGTACAGGTGCTCTTCTTGAGAGAGTTTTTATGCCTTGTGATATGTATTTTAGATACACAAGGCACAAAGGGGGCACTCCAGAACTGAAG GTGAAGCCGTTGAAGGAGCTCATATTCAATTCTCATAATATAACAGCAACAATGACATCCCGTCAATTTCAGGTCATGCTGGACGTCTTGACCAATCTTCTCTTTGCACGCCTTCCAAAG CCCTTCAAGATAGTTAAACAAAATcctgaagatgatgaagataTTGAAGAGGAAGCAGATGAAGTAGTTCCTGATGGTGTTGAAGAGGTGGAACTTGCAAAAGTCAACCTTGAACAAAAAGAGAGAGAACAAAAGTTGCTTCTTGATGATATTAGAAAATTGTCTGCTTGGTGTGACACCCCTGGATCTCCATGTCCAGAAAAGGAAAGTGACTTGTGGATGATAACTGGTGGAAAATCTGTGCTG GTGCAAGGactgaagagagaacttttaAGTGCACAAAAATCCAGAAGGGATGCATCTGCATCGCTAAGGATGGCACTACAAAAAGCTGCACAGCTGCGGCTaatggagaaggagaagaacaaAAGTCCTTCCTATGCTATGCGCATATCTTTGCAAATTAACAAAGTTGTTTGGAGCATGCTTGTCGATGGTAAATCATTTGCTGAAGCAGAGATTAATGACATG ATTTATGACTTTGACCGGGATTACAAGGATGTTGGTGTTGCTCAGTTTAcaacaaaatattttgttgTCAGAAACTGCCTACCCAATGCCAAGTCCGATATGCTTTTGTCAGCATGGAATCCTCCGTCTGAATGGGTAAA AAAAGTGATGCTTCGAGTGGATGCAAAACAGGGAGCTCCAAGAGATGGAAATTCTCCCCTTGAACTTTTTCAG GTAGAGATTTATCCCCTTAAGATCCATTTAACAGAAACCATGTACAGAATGATGTGGGAGTATTTCTTcccagaagaagaacaagactCTCAACGCCGACAG GAGGTTTGGAAGGTTTCAACCACCGCTGGTGCAAAGCGTGTAAAGAAAAGTTCATCACTCAATGAAGTTTCTGCTTCAAGCAGTAACACAACAAAAGAGTCTGAGGCTTCATCGAAATCTGGCATCTCTGCGATGCTATTTTCTTCAAGTCAGCCGGCTGATTCTGCTCAA GCCTCCAAGGTGTCAAATGTCAAAGCAAACCCCAGTACTGGTACTGATCCCGAGTTGAGAAGAACTTCCTCGTTTGACAGAACTTGGGAAGAGACTGTGGCAGAATCTGTAGCTAATGAACTTGTCTTACAAAGCTTCTCTTCCTCAAAAAATGTCCCATTTGGTTCTACTGAGCAACAGGATGATGGCTCCAAGAATAaatcaaaagattccaaaggTTTCAAAGCTGGTCGCTCATCTCATGAAGAAAAAAAGTTGGCCAAGTCACATGAAGAAAAGAGATCTAGGCCACGAAAGATGATGGAGTTTCACAACATCAAAATTAGCCAG GTTGAGTTATTGGTTACATATGAAGGACAGAGATTTGTTGTAAATGATTTGAAATTGCTGATGGACCAATTTCACCGGGTTGAGTTTACTGGGACTTGGCGAAGACTTTTCTCACGAGTTAAGAAGCACATCATCTGGGGAGTCCTAAAATCTGTGACGGGAATGCAG GGTAAGAAATTTAATAACAAAGGTCAGAGTCAGCCCACTGGAGCTGGTGTTCCAGAGATTGACCTTAACTTTAGTGACAATGAAGGCCAGGCAGGAAAATCTGATCAGTATCCACCATCTTGGCCAAAGCGTCCAAGTGATGGTGCTGGTGATGGTTTTGTAACATCCATTAGAGGACTGTTCAACACTCAACGCCGCAGGGCAAAGGCATTTGTGCTCCGAACAATGAGGGGTGCAGAAGACAATGATTTTCAAGGGGATTGGAGTGAAAGTGATGTTGAGTTCTCTCCTTTTGCCAGGCAGCTGACAATTACGAAAGCTAAAAAGCTTATTAGGCGGCACACAAAGAAGTTCCGCTCCAGAGGACAGAAAG GCTCATCCTCACAACAAAGAGAATCGCTACCATCATCTCCGAGAGAGACAACCCCATTTGATAGTGATTCTTCAAGCGGATCCTCACCATATGAAGATTTTCATGAGTAG